The proteins below are encoded in one region of Fibrella aestuarina BUZ 2:
- a CDS encoding AbiV family abortive infection protein, translating to MTERTFTAFTEANLLEGGRLCFANAEVHFECADHIATLGHYGMASSHLVLAAEEAVKSFVCWAKLFGLDMPDKVDKYFSQHSPRHNAARELYSLFRDVLAIQDQIKALVPRLGIAFVTEQLDKGITLDEHFIQTTLVEALAPQVALETGRLLLEQKASHDLYQERIDRKWWNNANGLKNRGFYVDHEDNKGWLLPQQISKAEYQDSRERVDRVLTVLEQMARFDLDSLTQFKTYLAMSKPTTLELFETAPNGTRTDIVYLTKVPSVDGSDFEYLVEFEELEGVTERMEIGRVGLIDGKLWLSNDHAQITYKGMLLLSTWIEEHLEDAD from the coding sequence ATGACCGAACGCACCTTTACCGCCTTTACCGAAGCCAACCTGCTGGAAGGGGGGCGACTCTGTTTCGCCAATGCAGAAGTGCATTTCGAGTGCGCTGATCACATTGCGACGCTGGGCCACTACGGTATGGCTTCTTCTCATCTGGTCCTGGCCGCAGAAGAAGCGGTTAAGAGTTTTGTCTGCTGGGCTAAGCTCTTTGGTCTGGACATGCCCGACAAAGTAGACAAGTACTTTTCTCAACACAGCCCCAGACACAACGCCGCCCGCGAACTCTACAGCCTCTTCCGGGATGTGCTCGCCATTCAAGACCAAATAAAAGCCTTGGTTCCGCGACTTGGTATTGCCTTCGTTACCGAACAGCTGGATAAAGGAATCACCCTTGACGAACACTTCATCCAGACGACGTTGGTTGAAGCACTGGCTCCCCAAGTAGCCCTGGAAACTGGACGGCTGTTGCTGGAGCAGAAAGCAAGCCACGACCTGTACCAAGAGCGAATCGACCGCAAGTGGTGGAACAACGCGAATGGGCTTAAGAATAGAGGATTTTATGTCGACCACGAGGACAATAAAGGCTGGTTGCTGCCTCAGCAGATATCCAAAGCCGAGTATCAGGACAGTCGGGAGCGAGTGGATCGCGTGCTGACTGTACTCGAACAAATGGCGAGATTTGATCTTGACAGCCTCACCCAATTTAAAACCTATTTAGCCATGAGCAAGCCTACTACGCTGGAACTATTCGAGACCGCCCCCAATGGGACTAGAACGGATATTGTCTATCTCACCAAAGTCCCTTCAGTTGATGGTAGCGACTTCGAGTACCTAGTCGAATTTGAGGAATTGGAAGGGGTTACCGAGCGGATGGAGATTGGCCGAGTAGGCCTGATCGACGGCAAGCTATGGCTATCAAATGACCATGCTCAAATTACGTATAAGGGAATGCTGTTGCTATCTACATGGATCGAAGAGCATTTAGAAGATGCTGACTAA
- a CDS encoding KAP family P-loop NTPase fold protein encodes MENKENYTADKPVDSSSEDAFQRYGFAKRIAETIVTRKDANSIVFGIFGAWGEGKTSVINFIYNEISNADGDCIQITFNPWRFTDEAALLISFFNKLASELKKHISYETAIAISQKSWVKRTYEKITKPEDQPLKTASENIGELIQKYGKTVSIFGVGDAAETIGKAIANTDLDVLKERIEKLLAENKKRIIIYIDDIDRLEKSEIHSIFRLVKLTGNFLYTTYVLSFDQDMVASAIGERFGSGDKRAGENFIEKIIQVPLNIPKAQPDALKKFCFELVDKVLESADISLSENDVQRFVLQFTSNILPQLSTPRLAVRYGNSLSFYVPLLKGEVNMVDLLLVEALRIFYPEHYFFVKENSSVFLKSYNSPYNRYNNESLKADAKAQLDELNKKSKKIGNSDVSNLLGDLFPNLNAIFSAGNFYSGSTDDWYLQKRIASPKYFDRYFSYTVVNGDVSDVEFDLFLSNLETIKNGEEVAQVLRKFLETSTADNLIYKIRSYENKLKWSSAKGLVRGLCVISTLLPNEKSFLGFGFGSPFSQAAIFIHKILENNKAEGDLYTFVEELMSQPVSFDFSYEINYWLRAEDATKDKLFSNDEFIRLAEVLTQRAVDEAGQDSIFVRFEEYVHFLGPAWYQRDPVAYRNYIMDYLAREPKNVASFLKAFTPTVRSTSRPEPFKGDLSKERYDNIVQFIDRKILFEKIASEYSIDELNKEQPYWDNRYGNVNTEMNMLRQFLHWYDLEKGASIN; translated from the coding sequence GTGGAAAACAAAGAAAATTATACAGCTGATAAGCCAGTCGACAGTTCTAGCGAAGATGCCTTTCAAAGGTACGGATTTGCTAAACGCATTGCTGAGACAATCGTAACTAGAAAGGATGCAAATTCAATTGTGTTTGGTATATTCGGCGCTTGGGGGGAAGGTAAAACATCGGTTATAAATTTTATATACAATGAAATATCAAATGCAGATGGGGATTGTATACAAATTACGTTTAATCCATGGCGATTTACCGATGAAGCGGCCTTACTTATCTCATTTTTCAACAAACTTGCCTCAGAATTAAAAAAACATATTTCATATGAAACAGCTATCGCCATATCACAAAAGAGCTGGGTGAAGAGAACTTATGAAAAGATAACTAAGCCAGAAGATCAACCTTTAAAAACAGCATCTGAGAATATTGGAGAACTCATTCAAAAATATGGTAAGACGGTTTCTATTTTCGGAGTAGGTGACGCGGCTGAAACTATAGGAAAAGCAATCGCTAACACTGATTTAGATGTATTGAAAGAACGAATTGAAAAGTTACTTGCTGAAAATAAAAAGCGTATCATTATTTACATAGATGATATTGATAGGCTAGAAAAGTCTGAGATTCACTCCATTTTTAGACTCGTTAAACTAACAGGCAATTTCTTATATACAACGTATGTTTTGTCTTTTGACCAAGATATGGTTGCATCTGCTATAGGGGAACGATTCGGTTCGGGAGATAAGCGGGCAGGTGAAAATTTTATTGAGAAAATCATACAAGTGCCTCTAAATATCCCTAAAGCGCAGCCAGATGCATTAAAAAAGTTTTGCTTTGAATTAGTTGACAAAGTTTTGGAATCAGCTGATATTTCCCTTTCAGAAAATGACGTTCAGCGGTTTGTCCTTCAATTTACATCAAATATATTACCCCAATTATCAACACCAAGGCTAGCCGTCAGATACGGCAATTCATTGTCTTTCTACGTGCCGCTATTGAAAGGTGAAGTGAATATGGTCGATCTATTGCTTGTTGAAGCACTTCGTATCTTCTACCCTGAACACTATTTTTTTGTTAAAGAAAACTCTTCCGTATTCTTAAAGTCTTACAATTCTCCATACAATAGATATAATAACGAGAGTTTAAAAGCCGATGCTAAAGCTCAACTAGATGAATTAAATAAAAAAAGCAAAAAGATTGGGAATAGTGATGTCTCCAATCTTTTGGGGGATTTATTTCCAAACCTTAATGCTATTTTTAGTGCTGGAAATTTCTATAGTGGTTCAACTGATGATTGGTATTTGCAAAAACGTATCGCTTCGCCAAAGTATTTCGATAGGTACTTTAGCTATACGGTCGTGAATGGCGATGTATCTGACGTAGAGTTCGATTTATTCCTGTCGAATCTTGAAACCATAAAGAATGGCGAAGAGGTCGCTCAAGTACTCAGGAAGTTTCTTGAGACGTCCACTGCTGATAACTTAATTTATAAGATAAGAAGTTACGAAAATAAGTTGAAGTGGTCATCGGCGAAAGGTTTAGTCAGAGGCTTGTGTGTTATTTCAACATTGTTACCAAACGAGAAAAGTTTTTTGGGCTTTGGGTTTGGTTCCCCTTTTAGTCAAGCTGCTATATTCATACATAAAATATTAGAGAATAATAAAGCTGAAGGAGATTTGTATACTTTCGTTGAAGAGCTGATGAGCCAGCCTGTTAGTTTTGATTTTTCATATGAAATAAATTATTGGTTAAGGGCAGAAGATGCCACAAAAGACAAACTTTTCAGCAATGATGAATTTATCAGGCTTGCAGAAGTCCTTACTCAAAGGGCGGTGGACGAAGCTGGACAAGATTCCATCTTTGTACGCTTTGAAGAATACGTTCATTTTCTTGGACCTGCTTGGTACCAGAGAGATCCGGTAGCCTACAGAAATTATATAATGGATTATTTAGCGAGAGAACCCAAAAATGTCGCCTCATTTCTGAAAGCATTTACGCCAACTGTTAGAAGCACGTCTAGGCCGGAACCCTTTAAAGGCGACCTGTCTAAAGAGAGATATGATAACATTGTTCAATTTATTGACCGGAAAATTCTGTTCGAGAAGATTGCTTCTGAATACTCAATCGACGAATTGAATAAAGAACAGCCGTATTGGGACAACAGATACGGAAATGTGAACACGGAAATGAACATGCTTAGACAATTTCTGCATTGGTATGACTTAGAGAAGGGAGCCAGCATTAATTAA
- a CDS encoding helix-turn-helix domain-containing protein yields MATHPDDIKQQVGAMIREARIRKGLTLKELGLQLGVSESVAARYEQGKQNLTIETLQKLATALGFKFEARFV; encoded by the coding sequence ATGGCAACCCACCCAGACGACATAAAGCAGCAAGTCGGCGCAATGATTCGAGAAGCAAGAATAAGGAAAGGATTAACCCTTAAGGAACTTGGCTTACAGCTAGGTGTCTCCGAGTCCGTAGCGGCTCGCTATGAACAGGGAAAACAAAACCTTACCATCGAAACGTTACAAAAGCTGGCCACTGCTTTAGGCTTCAAATTTGAAGCGAGATTCGTTTAG